A single Thermanaerothrix sp. DNA region contains:
- a CDS encoding HDOD domain-containing protein, translating to MPKVKVSELKDGMVLEEDLLAPNGRFILPKGAVIRDSYIKTLKAWGVVEASVAQEGSIPPVKREGSSSDAAFMERARELLSPFFHSKGAMAPHMEELFRCSSMALARALKRGGHVPLVDIGCLPPARQGARRKLSPQELAAMVSFVTLPDVYHKIGEVVSRPSSSVEQIARVVSKDQSLSAKLLRLVNSSFYGLASRVESVSRAITIVGVRELMTLAMGISVVSAFKGVAPGYVSMRSFWDHSVCCGVFARVLAAKMGLKEEERFFLAGLMHDIGRMILYVKAPFAMAEAVALSSKGMPLYEAEREVLGFDHAHLGYYAMKEWKIPSSIYELVRFHHNPSGAKVPEEVLIHVADAFAVASRFGTSGSLMVPEISPYHWDLLGFSVNVIEPVFVQAERQVREISGIFFPSREED from the coding sequence GTGCCTAAGGTCAAGGTCTCGGAGCTCAAAGATGGAATGGTGCTGGAGGAGGACCTTCTGGCCCCTAACGGCCGGTTCATCCTTCCCAAGGGGGCGGTCATAAGGGACTCCTACATAAAGACCCTTAAGGCCTGGGGGGTGGTGGAGGCGTCGGTGGCCCAGGAGGGCTCTATTCCTCCCGTTAAGAGGGAGGGATCCTCCTCCGACGCTGCCTTTATGGAGAGGGCCAGGGAGCTCTTGTCCCCATTCTTCCACTCCAAGGGGGCCATGGCTCCCCACATGGAGGAGCTTTTCCGGTGTTCCTCCATGGCCCTGGCCAGGGCTCTTAAGAGGGGGGGCCACGTGCCGCTGGTGGACATCGGCTGTCTTCCCCCCGCAAGGCAGGGGGCAAGGCGGAAGCTGAGCCCCCAGGAGCTCGCCGCCATGGTGTCCTTCGTCACCCTCCCGGACGTTTACCACAAGATAGGGGAGGTGGTAAGCCGCCCCTCCAGTTCGGTGGAGCAGATAGCCCGGGTGGTGAGCAAGGACCAGAGCCTTTCCGCCAAGCTTTTAAGGCTCGTCAACAGCTCCTTCTACGGCCTTGCCTCCCGGGTTGAGAGCGTTAGCCGGGCCATAACCATCGTGGGGGTCCGGGAGCTCATGACGTTGGCCATGGGCATATCGGTGGTATCCGCCTTCAAGGGGGTGGCCCCGGGCTACGTGTCCATGCGGTCCTTTTGGGACCACTCGGTGTGCTGCGGGGTGTTTGCCCGGGTGCTGGCCGCCAAGATGGGCCTCAAGGAGGAGGAGCGGTTCTTCCTGGCGGGGCTCATGCACGACATAGGGCGGATGATCCTATACGTTAAGGCCCCCTTTGCCATGGCGGAGGCGGTGGCCCTGTCGTCCAAGGGGATGCCGCTTTACGAGGCGGAGCGGGAGGTGCTGGGGTTCGACCACGCCCACCTGGGCTACTACGCCATGAAGGAGTGGAAGATCCCCTCAAGCATATACGAGCTTGTGAGGTTCCACCACAATCCCTCGGGGGCCAAGGTGCCGGAGGAGGTGCTGATACACGTGGCGGACGCCTTCGCGGTGGCGTCCAGGTTCGGCACCAGCGGAAGCCTCATGGTGCCCGAGATCTCCCCCTATCATTGGGACCTTTTGGGGTTTTCGGTCAACGTCATAGAACCGGTGTTCGTCCAGGCGGAGCGCCAGGTTCGGGAGATAAGCGGCATATTCTTCCCCTCAAGGGAGGAGGATTAG